The Aureispira anguillae genome contains a region encoding:
- a CDS encoding CAP domain-containing protein: MSEISNFEVEILQLINSHRASLNLAILEFHPLIQKASYEHSNNMATSSIPFGHDGFSVRANQLVQMLKGSAASENVALGQRTANEVVQSWLDSNGHRKNIEGDFNLTGISVVKNTRGENVFTQIFIKAPAPSSEHHSTPAPTDHLDSLEKSADVNLNYQLLKLINKHRAGQYLPALQLNPHIQALATQHAQDMATQKLPFGHDNFEERARSLITQLSGSSAAENVALGQDDPLAIVNSWLDSNAHRNNIEGDFNLTGIGIGQSEDQEMYYCQIFIKK, translated from the coding sequence ATGTCCGAAATATCTAATTTTGAAGTAGAAATATTACAATTAATTAACAGTCATCGTGCTAGTCTCAACTTAGCTATTCTTGAATTTCACCCCCTTATCCAGAAAGCTTCTTATGAACATTCTAACAATATGGCCACAAGTTCTATCCCCTTTGGGCACGATGGTTTTTCAGTAAGAGCCAATCAACTTGTTCAAATGCTAAAAGGCAGTGCTGCCTCTGAGAATGTAGCCTTAGGTCAACGAACGGCAAATGAAGTTGTTCAGAGCTGGCTGGATAGTAATGGACATCGCAAAAACATTGAAGGAGATTTTAACTTAACAGGCATATCGGTTGTAAAAAATACTCGTGGAGAAAATGTTTTCACTCAGATTTTTATCAAAGCTCCTGCTCCTTCATCAGAACATCATTCTACCCCAGCTCCAACAGATCATCTCGATAGTTTAGAAAAGTCAGCTGATGTCAATTTAAACTATCAATTACTCAAATTAATTAACAAACATCGAGCAGGTCAATATCTTCCCGCTTTGCAACTCAATCCACACATTCAAGCCCTAGCCACGCAGCATGCTCAAGATATGGCCACGCAAAAACTTCCTTTTGGTCATGACAATTTTGAAGAGCGTGCTCGTAGCTTAATTACACAACTTAGTGGTTCTAGTGCTGCTGAGAATGTTGCTTTAGGGCAGGATGATCCTCTTGCGATTGTAAACAGTTGGTTGGACAGCAATGCGCATCGCAATAATATAGAAGGGGATTTTAATTTGACAGGCATTGGCATTGGTCAGTCAGAAGATCAAGAAATGTATTATTGCCAAATCTTTATAAAAAAATAA
- a CDS encoding S8 family peptidase, with the protein MFALILFLTAFVSLSLWFLFKENNEIRGYFGKAFIGSFACYLGLAFFMPGVVSWTALAVNLVFLFGAGLFLNTFSSSKLIFIPMLILMTIGYYNGVRGIDWFPFSSSSTESLKIDALDPDSELLLELKNGHQLTELQSIITTYNLSLEPAFVVKDGANTDLDDYYAVNIPTEQMEQYEEIIVAFETSGLIDHIEGNEILSLDPIEQAKVPAPKRRSRYAANDPDIDKVWGYEAMGVEGLYKLLATKQVLAKKKARIAIIDTGVDGEHEDLKSNFVSLGAEHDTDPHGHGTHCAGIAAAVSNNAKGIASFAPNNNFVEVTSVKVFGKYGNTTQRTIINGMLLAADNGADVLSMSLGGPTSARAQRAYKDAVKYANRKGAIVVVAAGNENIDAQKRVPASVDGVITVAALDAELKKAVFSNDVSALKMGIAAPGVQVYSTIPNNNYEYFNGTSMATPYVAGLLGLMKSIQPDLNTQQAYKILKQTGMNTRNTKATGLLISPENAVKSLLIK; encoded by the coding sequence ATGTTCGCATTAATCTTATTTTTGACCGCTTTCGTTTCCTTATCACTATGGTTTTTGTTTAAGGAGAACAACGAAATTAGAGGATATTTTGGAAAGGCATTTATAGGCTCTTTTGCTTGCTATTTGGGTCTAGCATTTTTTATGCCAGGGGTCGTTTCTTGGACTGCATTGGCGGTTAATCTTGTCTTTCTATTTGGGGCAGGTTTATTTTTGAATACGTTTAGCAGTAGTAAGCTTATCTTTATTCCAATGTTGATTTTGATGACAATTGGTTATTACAATGGCGTTAGAGGGATCGATTGGTTCCCATTTTCTTCGTCTAGCACGGAGTCGCTAAAAATAGATGCTTTGGACCCTGATAGCGAATTGCTCTTAGAACTTAAGAATGGACATCAGTTGACGGAGTTGCAAAGCATCATAACAACTTATAATCTAAGTCTAGAACCTGCATTTGTTGTCAAAGATGGGGCAAATACAGATTTGGACGATTATTATGCGGTGAATATTCCAACAGAACAAATGGAGCAGTATGAGGAGATTATAGTAGCATTTGAAACAAGTGGTTTGATTGATCATATAGAAGGCAATGAAATTTTATCTTTAGATCCGATAGAGCAAGCTAAAGTACCTGCTCCCAAACGAAGAAGCCGCTATGCAGCTAATGACCCTGATATAGATAAAGTTTGGGGCTACGAGGCAATGGGAGTAGAGGGACTCTATAAATTGTTGGCAACAAAACAAGTACTTGCTAAAAAGAAGGCACGAATTGCAATTATTGACACAGGTGTAGACGGAGAACATGAAGATTTGAAATCAAATTTTGTCTCATTGGGTGCAGAACACGATACCGATCCTCATGGTCATGGAACGCATTGTGCTGGAATTGCTGCTGCTGTTTCTAACAATGCAAAGGGAATTGCTTCTTTTGCACCTAATAATAATTTTGTTGAAGTAACGAGTGTTAAGGTATTTGGAAAGTACGGAAATACAACACAGCGTACCATTATTAATGGAATGTTGCTTGCTGCGGATAATGGAGCAGATGTGTTGTCAATGTCCTTGGGGGGACCTACTTCAGCTCGTGCCCAACGTGCTTACAAAGACGCTGTAAAATATGCTAATCGAAAAGGAGCAATTGTAGTAGTGGCAGCAGGAAATGAAAACATTGATGCTCAAAAACGTGTTCCTGCTTCTGTGGATGGAGTAATTACAGTAGCAGCATTGGATGCTGAATTAAAAAAGGCTGTTTTTAGTAATGATGTAAGTGCTTTGAAAATGGGAATTGCTGCGCCTGGCGTTCAGGTTTATTCTACTATTCCCAACAATAATTATGAGTATTTTAATGGCACTTCTATGGCAACACCATATGTTGCAGGTTTGTTAGGATTGATGAAATCTATACAACCTGATTTAAATACACAACAAGCTTATAAAATACTGAAACAAACAGGGATGAATACTCGTAACACAAAAGCGACGGGTTTATTGATCAGTCCTGAAAATGCCGTTAAAAGTTTGTTAATAAAATAG
- a CDS encoding TonB-dependent receptor plug domain-containing protein, with translation MKFNAIILLFLAYYSNAQQDSLPLKDQSDTIVVEQKRLSTFGLGHNSNYLGKDILRTYGSRNLAQVLQLESTFFVKNYGPSGISSLSGRGGGASHTAVLWEGFNIQSPMLGQADISLLPTAFVDYVDIQYGGESALFGNSSIGGALHLGSHNAFNKGWHFEGNLHVGSFEAFGQELKLSYSNQWYAGSVRSFYRNARNNYPFKDINAFGSPKPIKQQTNAALKQWGILQEHEFKIKKHTLGAKAWYQKSNRQIPPPLLLNTSTDLQKDETLRLVAHWKWIHQQQIWKARTALFLETLHFQNDAVNSLSKILSSITEIEHKWYLHEQHLLNTGINYSFYKAISAGYQLVPQQHRIALFAAYKFTTKNRKWQSSISLREEVVDGRFISPAVSLGNVWKWHKTFQVNLNLSHNYRLPTFNDLYWEVLGNPNLRPEYSWNSELGFSIPIQLKRLLITPSLHGFCNLINDWILWSPNSAGLWRPDNVEQVWAKGLEFNIQLKSNWKKWKFLFSANYAFTQSTRTQGQDWATIGKQLIYTPEHNANAQIRIQYRQTSLLYQHSFTSLRYIDNANTEFLPFFQVGHLRINQQLKQKNFRANFYVQINNLFGENYQIVSNRVMPWQQIEFGIGIGL, from the coding sequence ATGAAATTTAACGCCATCATATTACTATTTTTAGCCTATTATTCTAATGCGCAGCAAGATAGCCTTCCCTTAAAAGATCAAAGTGATACGATTGTTGTCGAACAAAAACGTTTATCCACCTTTGGTTTAGGGCACAATAGCAACTATTTAGGAAAAGACATTTTGCGGACTTATGGTTCTCGGAATTTAGCGCAAGTCTTGCAACTAGAAAGTACTTTTTTTGTTAAAAATTATGGCCCTAGTGGTATTAGTAGTCTGTCAGGACGAGGAGGAGGAGCCAGCCATACCGCCGTTCTTTGGGAAGGGTTTAACATTCAAAGCCCGATGCTTGGGCAAGCTGATATTTCGCTACTCCCAACTGCCTTTGTAGACTATGTAGATATACAATATGGCGGAGAATCAGCCTTATTTGGCAATAGTTCAATTGGTGGAGCCTTGCATTTAGGCAGCCATAATGCCTTTAATAAAGGCTGGCATTTTGAAGGGAATTTGCACGTTGGTAGTTTTGAAGCGTTTGGGCAAGAGCTAAAATTAAGCTACAGCAACCAATGGTATGCAGGAAGTGTCCGTTCTTTTTATCGCAATGCCCGCAATAACTACCCTTTTAAGGATATTAATGCCTTTGGTTCGCCCAAACCCATCAAACAACAAACCAATGCTGCTCTAAAACAATGGGGCATCTTGCAAGAACATGAATTTAAAATCAAAAAACATACTTTGGGGGCAAAAGCTTGGTACCAAAAAAGTAATCGCCAAATTCCTCCTCCTCTATTATTAAACACTAGTACCGATCTTCAAAAAGATGAGACGCTGCGCTTGGTTGCTCATTGGAAATGGATTCATCAGCAACAAATATGGAAAGCTCGAACAGCTCTTTTTTTAGAAACGCTGCACTTTCAAAACGATGCTGTTAATTCCTTGAGCAAGATCCTAAGTTCTATTACAGAAATAGAGCATAAATGGTATCTTCATGAACAGCATTTATTAAATACAGGAATCAATTACAGCTTTTACAAAGCTATTTCTGCGGGTTATCAACTTGTGCCTCAACAACATCGTATAGCCTTATTTGCTGCTTATAAATTTACCACAAAAAATCGTAAATGGCAAAGTAGTATTTCGTTGCGAGAAGAAGTTGTTGATGGTCGTTTTATCAGTCCTGCTGTTTCCTTGGGCAATGTATGGAAATGGCACAAAACATTTCAGGTCAACCTAAATCTATCTCATAATTATAGACTGCCAACCTTTAATGATTTGTATTGGGAGGTCTTGGGAAATCCGAACTTAAGACCAGAATATAGTTGGAATAGTGAGTTGGGGTTTTCTATCCCTATCCAACTAAAACGCCTTCTCATCACCCCTAGTCTTCATGGTTTTTGTAATCTTATCAACGATTGGATTTTGTGGTCGCCCAATTCCGCAGGACTCTGGCGGCCTGATAATGTAGAACAAGTGTGGGCGAAAGGTTTGGAGTTTAATATTCAATTAAAAAGTAACTGGAAAAAATGGAAATTCCTCTTTAGTGCTAATTATGCCTTTACCCAAAGTACTCGTACTCAGGGGCAAGATTGGGCAACCATTGGCAAACAGCTCATTTACACTCCTGAACACAATGCCAATGCTCAAATTCGAATCCAGTATCGCCAAACCAGCTTATTGTACCAACACAGCTTCACTTCTCTTCGCTATATTGACAATGCCAATACCGAATTTCTTCCCTTTTTTCAGGTGGGCCATTTACGAATAAACCAGCAATTAAAACAAAAGAATTTTCGTGCTAATTTTTATGTCCAAATTAACAATCTTTTTGGAGAGAACTATCAAATTGTTAGCAATAGGGTAATGCCTTGGCAACAAATTGAATTTGGGATAGGAATTGGTCTTTAA
- a CDS encoding DUF4249 domain-containing protein, which yields MKTISYLVLLSITILLSSSCEKEFIPETTFDEPELVVEGYISKGPNALPPYVILTKSIEYTATIGSDLLNDLFVHNAQVSISDGTNSVQLQEFCVSDLQILPAPLRDAIAQAIGLPAFDIDSIDLDVCVYTDLLGIVGLGLNIEEGGQYDLEIKTEDFGTITSSTTIPYSVPIDSLTYINHPSYPANDSLVEVLAYFQDPIGPNYYRSFSQRNREPMYSASARGINGSVSDDTIFEGQGFSFAILRGQDPLGDFDFDTFGYFWRGDTVTIRAACLDYAHFRFWQTSEYNTGSQGPFGTYTRIESNIKGGLGIWGGISYREKTLIIPE from the coding sequence ATGAAAACGATCTCCTATTTGGTGCTTTTATCCATTACCATTCTTTTATCTAGTTCTTGTGAAAAAGAGTTTATTCCAGAAACTACCTTTGATGAACCAGAACTAGTTGTTGAGGGTTATATTTCAAAAGGTCCCAATGCATTACCCCCTTATGTTATTCTCACCAAAAGCATAGAATATACCGCTACGATTGGTTCGGACTTACTCAACGATTTGTTTGTACACAATGCCCAAGTTTCTATTTCAGATGGAACCAATAGCGTGCAGTTGCAAGAGTTTTGTGTCAGCGATTTACAAATTTTACCTGCTCCATTAAGAGATGCCATTGCGCAAGCCATTGGTTTGCCAGCCTTCGATATAGATTCTATTGATCTCGATGTTTGTGTTTATACCGATCTTCTGGGAATTGTTGGTTTGGGACTGAATATAGAAGAAGGAGGGCAATATGATTTGGAAATAAAAACCGAAGATTTTGGCACCATCACCTCTAGCACTACAATTCCCTACTCTGTTCCAATTGATTCTTTGACCTATATTAATCATCCTAGTTACCCTGCCAATGATTCTTTGGTAGAAGTTCTAGCCTATTTTCAAGACCCTATTGGACCGAACTATTATCGCAGTTTTTCTCAACGAAATAGAGAGCCTATGTATTCAGCTAGTGCACGAGGCATTAATGGTTCGGTTAGTGATGATACTATTTTTGAAGGTCAAGGCTTTAGTTTTGCCATTTTGAGAGGACAAGACCCCTTGGGCGATTTCGACTTTGATACCTTTGGTTATTTTTGGCGTGGAGATACGGTAACCATTCGAGCAGCCTGTCTTGATTATGCCCATTTTCGTTTTTGGCAAACTTCAGAATACAATACGGGGTCTCAGGGACCATTTGGAACGTATACACGCATTGAATCCAATATCAAAGGTGGTTTGGGAATCTGGGGCGGTATTTCTTATCGTGAAAAAACCCTTATCATTCCTGAGTAA
- the msrB gene encoding peptide-methionine (R)-S-oxide reductase MsrB, translated as MKKIKKTETEWKAQLSDAEYHVLREAGTERAFTGKYYDHEEEGTYLCNACKTPLFDATNKYHSGCGWPSFWGELETAKITQKLDKSHGMTRVELICSCCDSHLGHIFNDGPPPSGVRYCINSVCLEFVSNHGTP; from the coding sequence ATGAAAAAAATAAAAAAGACAGAAACGGAATGGAAGGCACAGTTGTCTGATGCCGAATATCATGTATTGAGAGAGGCAGGAACCGAGCGGGCTTTTACGGGCAAATATTATGATCATGAAGAAGAAGGAACCTATCTTTGTAATGCTTGTAAAACGCCTTTGTTTGATGCTACCAATAAATATCATTCAGGTTGCGGTTGGCCTTCTTTTTGGGGAGAATTGGAAACGGCAAAGATTACCCAAAAGTTGGACAAAAGCCATGGCATGACACGTGTAGAATTGATTTGTTCCTGTTGTGATAGCCATTTGGGGCATATTTTTAACGATGGTCCTCCACCTAGTGGTGTGCGGTATTGCATCAATTCAGTTTGTCTAGAATTTGTATCGAACCATGGTACTCCGTAA
- a CDS encoding ABC transporter ATP-binding protein, which produces MQKVIDIKEVKKVYQMGEQVVHALRGITLNIQKNEYVALMGPSGSGKSTLMNMLGCLDTPTDGTYLLNSQNVSTLVDDELAEIRNKEIGFVFQTFNLIPRLSSLENVALPLVYSGMKKSERLAKAQKVLESVGLGDRVDHKPNELSGGQRQRVAVARALVNDPSIILADEPTGNLDSKTSIEIMALFEKIHNNGNTVILVTHEPDIAEHAHRIIRLKDGLIESDIQNEHVISAIK; this is translated from the coding sequence ATGCAAAAAGTTATTGATATTAAGGAAGTTAAGAAAGTGTACCAGATGGGCGAACAAGTGGTTCATGCTTTGAGAGGAATTACCTTAAACATCCAAAAAAATGAATACGTTGCTTTGATGGGACCTTCTGGCTCTGGCAAATCAACCTTAATGAATATGCTAGGCTGTTTGGACACCCCTACAGATGGTACTTATTTGTTGAATAGTCAAAATGTATCTACGTTGGTAGACGATGAATTAGCAGAAATACGGAATAAAGAAATTGGCTTTGTGTTTCAAACGTTTAATTTAATTCCGAGATTATCTTCTTTAGAAAACGTGGCCTTGCCCTTGGTCTATTCTGGAATGAAAAAATCTGAGCGTTTGGCAAAGGCACAAAAAGTATTGGAATCGGTTGGTTTGGGAGATCGAGTGGATCACAAGCCCAACGAATTGTCGGGAGGACAACGCCAACGGGTTGCTGTTGCTCGTGCTTTGGTTAATGATCCATCGATTATATTAGCGGATGAGCCAACAGGAAACCTAGATTCTAAAACCTCCATTGAAATTATGGCTCTGTTTGAAAAAATTCACAACAATGGGAATACCGTAATCTTAGTCACTCATGAGCCTGACATTGCAGAACATGCGCACAGAATTATTCGTCTGAAGGACGGACTAATTGAAAGCGACATCCAAAATGAGCATGTTATCAGTGCCATAAAATAA
- a CDS encoding rhomboid family intramembrane serine protease has protein sequence MNSLFLMGNEPSLYEAPLTYLILAITVYSSYRCMDDHYEKEKFMFIPYVIQKDQQWYRFFSHGLVHANWMHLLFNAYVLLMFGGVVEVQLKHSSIFGVLGPMVYLALYISGLLMSSVYSFYKHRENRGYAALGASGAVSSVVFASILLQPTAGMGLIFLPGIYLPSVLFGLLYLLYSVYMSKKGTDNIGHDAHYWGAVWGFVFLVVAKPSLFMLFLEQIRYYMLYIMG, from the coding sequence ATGAATAGTTTATTTTTGATGGGAAATGAACCTTCTTTGTACGAAGCGCCACTGACTTATTTGATTTTAGCGATTACTGTTTATTCTTCTTATCGTTGTATGGATGACCATTATGAAAAGGAAAAATTTATGTTTATTCCTTATGTTATCCAAAAAGACCAACAGTGGTATCGTTTTTTTAGCCATGGTTTAGTACATGCCAATTGGATGCACCTTTTGTTCAATGCATATGTTTTGTTAATGTTTGGGGGAGTGGTCGAAGTGCAGTTGAAACACAGCAGTATTTTTGGCGTATTAGGACCAATGGTTTATTTGGCACTGTATATTTCAGGTTTATTAATGTCCTCTGTTTATTCATTTTATAAGCATCGGGAAAATAGAGGTTATGCAGCTTTAGGAGCTTCTGGAGCCGTGTCAAGTGTTGTTTTTGCATCTATTTTGTTGCAACCAACAGCAGGAATGGGACTTATTTTTTTACCAGGAATTTATTTGCCGTCGGTACTATTTGGCTTGTTGTATTTGTTGTATTCAGTGTATATGAGCAAGAAAGGAACCGATAATATTGGACACGATGCGCATTATTGGGGAGCGGTTTGGGGATTTGTATTCTTGGTTGTGGCAAAGCCGTCTTTGTTTATGCTTTTTTTAGAACAAATCCGCTATTACATGCTTTATATAATGGGTTAA
- a CDS encoding histone deacetylase family protein, giving the protein MLKIAFSSIYKYELPEGHRFPMAKYELIPAQLLHQGIVEEVQFFEPVPLEEKWILRTHCAAYWKSLKELTIPPKAARKIGFPIHKALIERGRVIAQGTIDCALYALKYGVAMNVAGGTHHSFKDKGEGFCVLNDFAIASNYLLDHQLVHQILIVDLDVHQGNGTAKIFEKEPRVFTFSMHGAKNYPLQKEVSDLDVPLVDGLEDAPYLDLVQEYLPALLQQVQPDLVFYLSGVDVLQSDKLGRLGLTLEGCKKRDQMVFEYCKAANVPIAVSMGGGYSPKLAQIVDAHCNTFLVAQEVFFDH; this is encoded by the coding sequence ATGCTAAAAATTGCATTTTCATCCATTTACAAGTATGAATTACCAGAGGGGCATCGTTTTCCTATGGCTAAATATGAGTTAATTCCAGCTCAATTATTGCATCAAGGAATTGTTGAAGAAGTTCAATTTTTTGAACCCGTTCCCTTAGAAGAAAAATGGATCTTAAGAACTCACTGTGCAGCATATTGGAAAAGCCTAAAGGAGCTCACTATTCCTCCCAAAGCGGCACGAAAGATCGGCTTTCCCATTCATAAGGCTTTAATTGAAAGGGGGCGAGTAATTGCTCAGGGAACAATTGATTGCGCACTCTATGCGCTTAAATATGGCGTTGCTATGAATGTTGCAGGCGGCACCCATCATTCTTTCAAAGATAAGGGAGAAGGTTTTTGTGTTTTAAATGATTTTGCCATTGCTTCTAATTATTTATTAGACCATCAACTTGTTCATCAAATATTAATTGTTGATTTGGATGTCCACCAAGGCAATGGCACCGCCAAAATTTTTGAAAAAGAACCTAGGGTATTTACTTTTTCTATGCATGGTGCCAAAAACTATCCACTACAAAAAGAGGTTTCTGATTTAGATGTTCCACTGGTTGACGGACTAGAGGATGCTCCCTATCTTGATTTAGTCCAAGAATATCTTCCTGCCCTATTGCAACAAGTCCAGCCAGATCTAGTCTTTTATCTATCTGGTGTTGATGTTTTGCAATCGGATAAATTAGGACGCTTAGGGTTGACCTTAGAAGGTTGCAAAAAACGAGATCAAATGGTCTTTGAATATTGTAAGGCTGCCAATGTCCCCATAGCCGTTAGCATGGGCGGCGGATATTCGCCCAAATTAGCACAGATTGTTGATGCTCATTGTAACACGTTCTTGGTTGCACAAGAAGTTTTTTTTGACCATTAA
- a CDS encoding DUF2441 domain-containing protein — protein MKFYHVSHRKLREGTILTIGVYGERIRRHDFVKDYYSTYIKEEIFESIRSLNYPALPSRLNCVFLFAELATAKAFYGNKGRYNDYVYEVEIEEGEPLTVEMDLLCCDGVSYQEICNCAHKYWEQIRHPNSSTLEVLLAGKAKVKKMVLAPSNIWDL, from the coding sequence ATGAAGTTTTATCATGTATCACATCGAAAATTGAGAGAAGGCACCATATTAACGATTGGTGTTTATGGTGAACGGATTCGCAGGCACGATTTTGTCAAAGATTATTATTCGACTTATATTAAAGAAGAAATTTTTGAATCAATCCGATCTTTAAATTACCCTGCTTTACCGTCAAGGTTAAATTGTGTGTTTTTATTTGCTGAATTAGCCACAGCTAAAGCGTTTTATGGCAATAAGGGGCGTTATAATGACTATGTTTATGAAGTGGAAATAGAAGAAGGCGAGCCATTGACCGTAGAGATGGATCTATTGTGTTGTGATGGAGTGAGTTATCAAGAAATTTGCAATTGCGCTCATAAGTATTGGGAGCAAATTCGGCATCCTAATAGTAGTACTTTGGAAGTTTTGTTGGCAGGTAAAGCAAAAGTCAAAAAAATGGTTCTAGCTCCTTCGAATATTTGGGATTTGTAA
- a CDS encoding acetyl-CoA carboxylase carboxyltransferase subunit alpha encodes MLFLDFEKPIEELYEQLAELKKTADLNDDVEALNAAVSALEKKITTTRKNIYSNLTGWQKVQLSRHPHRPYTLFYIEQMCSRFVEMHGDRCFKDDKAIVGGIGKLDKHSVMFIGQQKGADIKMRQYRNFGMPNPEGYRKALRLMKTAERLDLPVVCLIDTPGAFPGIEAEERGQAEAIARNLFEMAKLRVPIICVVIGEGASGGALGIGVGNRIFMMENTWYTVISPESCSTILWRTVEHKKEAAEALKLTADNALEFGIIDGIIKEPVGGAHLQPEEAAKILKRHLKKELVALKDLSKDELVQSRIEKYSKMGKVTYKTV; translated from the coding sequence ATGCTATTTTTAGATTTTGAGAAGCCGATTGAAGAATTGTATGAACAACTAGCTGAACTTAAAAAAACGGCAGATTTAAATGATGACGTGGAGGCTTTAAATGCAGCAGTTTCGGCATTGGAAAAGAAAATTACTACTACTCGAAAAAACATATACAGTAATTTAACAGGATGGCAAAAAGTACAACTTTCTAGACATCCTCATAGACCTTACACCTTGTTTTATATTGAGCAAATGTGTTCTCGTTTTGTAGAAATGCATGGCGATCGTTGCTTTAAAGACGATAAGGCAATTGTGGGGGGTATTGGAAAATTAGATAAACATAGTGTTATGTTTATTGGGCAGCAAAAAGGAGCGGATATAAAAATGCGCCAATATCGAAATTTTGGTATGCCTAATCCTGAAGGATATCGCAAAGCTTTGCGTTTGATGAAAACCGCTGAACGATTGGATTTACCTGTGGTTTGTCTTATTGATACACCTGGTGCTTTTCCTGGTATAGAAGCAGAAGAAAGAGGACAGGCAGAGGCTATTGCTCGCAATTTATTTGAAATGGCTAAATTGAGAGTGCCTATTATTTGTGTGGTAATTGGCGAAGGTGCTTCTGGTGGTGCATTGGGAATAGGTGTTGGTAACCGTATTTTTATGATGGAAAATACTTGGTATACCGTAATCTCTCCGGAGTCTTGTTCTACTATTCTTTGGCGTACGGTAGAGCACAAAAAAGAAGCGGCTGAAGCATTGAAGTTAACGGCTGATAATGCGCTAGAGTTTGGTATTATTGATGGCATTATCAAAGAACCAGTTGGTGGTGCGCATTTGCAACCAGAGGAAGCTGCTAAAATATTAAAACGTCACTTGAAAAAAGAACTTGTTGCGCTGAAGGATTTGTCAAAAGACGAATTGGTGCAGTCTCGTATTGAAAAATACAGCAAAATGGGTAAAGTTACCTATAAAACAGTATAG
- a CDS encoding DUF6913 domain-containing protein: MSLLSGLKESLYQRKLKQCIQANKKRSACNFDTARSIGLIFNASNEAEAKIVLGYKRELQSQRKKVKLIAYKDANQLTEEEAYPCFCNKDLGLNQTPKKQEVLDFIHEPFDLLIALHVDNCQPLEYIAAASAAKFRIGHYREDKTDFYDFMVYGKSKSLRALIQQMENYLKKIQ; encoded by the coding sequence ATGAGTTTATTAAGTGGTTTAAAAGAAAGCTTGTATCAACGAAAGTTGAAACAGTGTATTCAAGCGAACAAAAAGCGATCGGCTTGTAATTTTGATACGGCGAGAAGCATAGGTTTAATCTTTAATGCAAGTAATGAAGCTGAAGCTAAGATTGTTTTAGGTTATAAAAGAGAACTCCAAAGTCAGCGAAAGAAAGTAAAATTAATTGCTTATAAAGATGCCAATCAGCTGACAGAAGAAGAGGCTTATCCTTGTTTTTGTAACAAAGATTTGGGCTTGAATCAAACTCCAAAAAAACAGGAAGTATTAGATTTTATCCACGAACCATTTGATTTATTAATTGCCTTACATGTTGACAACTGCCAACCCCTAGAGTATATTGCTGCTGCTTCTGCGGCAAAATTTCGAATCGGGCATTATCGAGAAGATAAAACCGATTTTTATGACTTTATGGTTTATGGCAAAAGCAAAAGTTTAAGAGCATTGATTCAGCAAATGGAAAACTATTTAAAGAAAATCCAATAA